In Lachnospiraceae bacterium, the DNA window TGCTTTGTTATATATAACACAAAACGATATTATCAATATACAGATAATACGACTGGCTGTATATAAAGTGATATGTACGATTTTAATAAATATTACATGCAAAAATAAAAAATGTTATCAAAAAGTGACAGACAGGCAAGTTTGTCACTTTTATTATGGACTTTAGTCTGTTGAGCCCATTGGAGTTTTTCGTTGTTCCGAAAAATGGAGATGGGCGAAACAATAAACCACCCGCTATGCGGGTGCGCGTCGATTGTTATACAAAAAATCACCTTTCCGTTTACAATAGAGTTGTTCAGGCTGTATTGCAGAAAGGAAAGGTAATTTATGGCGAAGAAAGAAAATTCACTTGCGCATATGAAATGGATGTGCAAATATCATATCGTCTTCACACCTAAGTATAGACGAAAAATAATTTACAATCAATACAAAGCGGATATAAGAGATATTATAAAACAATTGTGTAGTTATAAAGGTGTTGAAATTATTGAGGGTCATCTAATGCCAGATCATATCCATATGTTAGTAAGTATTCCGCCAAAGATAAGTGTATCATCATTCATGGGATATTTAAAAGGGAAAAGTGCGCTTATGATATTCGATAAACACGCAAATTTAAAGTATAAATTTGGAAATCGTCATTTCTGGGCAGAAGGATATTATGTTAGCACAGTAGGATTAAATGAGGCTACAATAAAAAAATATATCCAAGAGCAGGAAAAGCATGATATAGCAATGGATAAGCTAAGTGTAAAGGAATATGAAGACCCTTTTAAGGGTTAATGCCAAGTAGTAACAATACCCTTTAAGGGGTAGCGACGAGTCAAGAGCAATATGGCTTGAACGGAGCTGTGGGAAGGCTGTGTAAACAGAATTCCCACAGTCTAAAGAGAAAGCCAGCGCCTTGAGACGCTGGCCTAGTAACAAGGGCTTATAGCCCTAGTGCAAACCACCCGTTGGACGGGTGGTTATGATTTTGGAAAAAGTGTTGTTATAATATTAACGAAACGAAAAAGAACATAAAAAACTGTTCTGGACTTCCCGGAACACATGATTTTTATGTACTCCCGGAAAACCGGCCGCAAAGCAGGTGCAGGAAAGCTTTAGGGAGTATATACACAAAAAAAGGAGAGTGTATCATGGCAAACAGAATCATATTAAATGAAACTTCTTATCATGGCGCAGGCGCTATTGCTGAGATCGCTAATGAAGCAAAAACAAGAGCTTTTAAGAAGGCTTTCGTATGTTCAGATCCAGACCTGATCAAATTTGGCGTAACAAAGAAAGTTACAGATGTACTGGATAATGCAGGTCTTGCATATGAGATCTACTCTAATATCAAACCAAACCCAACTATTGAGAATGTACAGACTGGTGTAGCAGCATTTAAGAAATCCGGTGCTGATTATCTGATCGCTATCGGCGGCGGTTCTTCTATGGATACAGCAAAAGCAATCGGTATCATCATTGCCAATCCTGAATTTGAAGATGTAAGAAGCTTGGAAGGTGTAGCACCTACCAAGAAGCCATCTATCCCGATCATCGCAGTTCCAACTACAGCAGGAACAGCAGCAGAAGTTACCATTAACTACGTTATCACTGACGTGGAAAAGAAACGTAAATTCGTTTGTGTAGATACACATGATATTCCGGTTATCGCAGTTGTTGACCCGGATATGATGTCCTCTATGCCAAAGGGTCTGACCGCATCTACCGGTATGGACGCTTTAACACATGCAATTGAAGGATACATCACCAAGGGTGCATGGGAGATGACTGATATGTTCCATTTAAAGGCAATCGAGCTGATCTCCAAGAACTTAAGAGGCGCTTGCGAGAATACAAAAGAAGGCCGTGAAGGAATGGCTTTAGGACAGTACATCGCAGGTATGGGCTTCTCCAACGTAGGTTTAGGAATCGTTCATTCCATGGCACATGCTTTAGGTGCTGTTTATGATACTCCTCATGGTGTTGCAAATGCGATCCTGCTTCCAACTGTTATGGAATACAACGCACCATGCACAGGAACCAAATACAAAGATATCGCTGTTGCAATGGGTGTTGAAGGTGTAGAGAACATGAGCCAGGAAGAGTACCGCAAGGCAGCTGTAGATGCAGTTAAGAAGCTGTCTGCTGATGTTGGTATCCCAGCTGACTTAAAGGCTATCGTTAAGGCAGAAGACGTTGATTTCCTTGCACAGTCCGCAATGGATGATGCATGCCGCCCAGGCAATCCAAAAGATCCGACCTTTGAAGACATCAAGAACTTATACTTATCTTTAATGTAATGAGCGCATAGAAAAAACAAGCGGTCGTCCCAAAGTGGGACGGCCATTTGCTTTTTCTGCGCCATTAACGAATGGCCCGCCTGCGTCAGCAGGCAGTGGAGCGCGATAGCGCGGGGGTCATGAGTGAAGCACAAGCGGTCGTCCCAAAGTGGGACGGCCATTTGCTTTTTCTGCGCCATTAACGAATGGCCCGCCTGCGTCAGCAGGCAATGGAGCGCGATAGCGCGGGGCCATGAGTGGATCCTTTGCAAGTGGAGGTTATTCACGCTATTCACACCCCACCGCCCCATTCGGTGCGGCCTTTTTTTACCCCAAAACCGTTAAAAACGCATTATCTATATATAGATAACATACTGCGAGTTTACAAACAATTTACCTGAACTTTACATAACCGACCAACAATCCATATTGACGATTGATAAAATATCCCGTATAATGAGCAAGTGTAAACTAAAGGTAAAACGCATGTAAAAAACAGGAAAAAATCAGTATTATCCGAATATTGATAATACAAAAACATCCTGTTTTTTAAGGAAAAAGGAGTAAAAAATGGGAGTTGAATTGCTTTTGGGCCTTCTGGGAGGTCTGGCGCTGTTCCTGTATGGAATGCAGATGATGAGCAATAATCTGGAAGCAGCTGCCGGAAACAAGATGAAGCAGATTCTGGAAAAGCTGACCACCAACCGCTTTATGGGAATCCTGGTAGGCGCAGGCATCACAGCACTGATCCAGTCATCTTCAGCTACAACCGTTATGACAGTAGGCTTTGTAAACTCAGGTCTTATGTCTTTAAAACAGGCTGTGTGGATCATTATGGGTGCTAATATCGGTACCACCATTACCGGACAGCTGATCGCTTTGGACGTAGGTGCTTTAGCACCGCTGATCGCATTTATCGGTGTTGTACTGGTGGTTTTTGTTAAGAACAAAAAGCTGCAGCACATCGGCGGCATTGTTGCCGGGGTAGGTGTTATCTTCATCGGTATGGGAATGATGAGCGATGCAATGCTTCCTCTTCGTGATGAACCGGAATTTATCCAGCTGATGACCAGCTTTAAAAACCCACTGTTAGGTGTTATGGCAGGCGCGCTGTTCACAGCAGTGATCCAGTCTTCCGCAGCTTCTATCGGTATCTTACAGGCACTGGCTGTAAGCGGCGTGATAGGTCTTCACAGCGCTGTGTTCGTACTGTTCGGTCAGAATATCGGTACTTGTATCACGGCTGTTCTGGCTTCTGTGGGAACCAACAGAAATGCAAAGCGTACCACAGCCATCCATCTGATGTTCAATGTAGTCGGTACAGTTATATTTGTGGTATTGTGTATGGTAACGCCATTTGTAGACTGGATGATCGCCACTAACCCGGCAAATCCGGCTGCGCAGATCGCAAATGTGCACACCATCTTTAATATTGCCACAACTGTAATCCTGTTCCCATTTGGGCCGATGTTAGTAAATATTGCAAAGAAGATCCTTCCGGATACCCAGGTAAAGCATGTGATGGATGCAGACCAGTGGTTTGAAGGCCTGATGGCTTCCAAACATCATCTGGGTGTTTCTACCATTGCCATCAGCCAGATCCATGAAGAAATCCGGGATATGCTGGCTATGGCTGCTGCCAATGTTTCTGACAGCTTTAAGGCCATGGAACAGGGACCAGGTGAAAATGGTATCCAGGAGATCACAGACAGAGAAGAAGAGATCGACCTTTCCAACGTACGACTGTCAAAGAAGATATCCAAAGTCCTTGTTTTAGACCAGACACCTCAGGATATTGAAGCATTAAATAAGATGTACAGTATTTTAGGAAATATTGAGCGAATTGGCGATCATGCCATGAACCTGGCAGAATATGCCCAGACGATCCAGGAAAAAAACCTGAATTTCTCAGATTATGCAAAAAATGAATTTAAGGTCATGGATGAAAGCTGTGCAGAAGGTATGGAGCTGCTCAGAATGGCGGCAGCCGGAGACAGTGGATTTACCTTAGAGAAGATCAAGGCCATAGAGCAGAAGATCGATGATATTACTGACAATTTCCGTCAGAATCAGATCGACCGTATGCGGGAAGGCCATTGTAATGTAGAGTCCTCTATCCTGTATTCAGAAATGCTCACAGACTATGAGAGAATCGGCGACCATATGTTAAACATTGGTGAAGCATATGATGTGATCCAGTGGAATAACGATAAAGAAGCGGTTCCTGCGGCCGAATAAAAAATATAAAACATGTTATGAAAATATGAAAAAAGCTGTATTTACTGAAGGATCGGTAGATACAGCTTTTTAATGTTCTTTCGGAATCTTATTATAAAAGAGTTGTCCAAAATGATATCAGGACTTCTTTAACGCTCTTGGCAGGTTCCAGCAATAATGAGTGGCTAAAAGGCGGATAGCAACCACTAAAACAGCGCTGATGATCATGGCAGCATCGTTATTAACAGGGCTGGAAAGCAGGAAAGAATAGCACATTCCCCCTGCAATGGAAGCACAGGCATAAACATGTTTTTTCAGGATATAAGGAGTCTGCCTTGCCATAATATCCCTTAAAAGCCCGCCGCCTACGCCGGTAAGAACTCCTAAGAAAACAGAGAGAAAATGATAATTCCCGTATCCAGCCATTACAGCAGTATCAATACCTGTTACTGTAAAAGCAGCCAGTCCAATAGCATCAAAAATATTCATCAGCTTTTCATAAGTGATGATGCAGTCACCCTCTAAGAAATGCTGGTTCATACGGATGACTGTAAAAAGGATCAGGACAGTGACAAATGCCATGATCGTGTAAACCGGGTTGGTAAAAAGGCTGGGAGGAACGATCCCTAAAAGGATGTCCCTCATCATACCTCCGCCAACTGCTGTTGTAACACCTAATACAATGATCCCCAGAAGATCAAGATTCTGCCGGATAGCCACCATAGCGCCGGAAGAGGCGAAAGCAATGGTTCCCACAGCCTCGATCAGAAAGAAGATTGAAATAGAATTCCCCATGATTGATCAGATCTCCTGTAATTACAGTAAGTAGATTTTATGCTTCCTGCAGGTATCACGCATTTCCTGCGGCCAGATACTTGCCTGTACTTCGCCGATATGGGCTCGGTCCAGTAAAAGCATGCACAGACGGGACTGTCCGATACCACCGCCGATGGTATAAGGAAGCTCTCCGTTTAAAAGCATCTTGTGATAAGGAAGCTCCATACGGTCTGTGCAGCCGGATTTTTCAAGCTGTTCCCTTAAAGAAGTCTCATCTACACGGATACCCATGCTGGAGATCTCCAACGCGCAGTTTAAGGTTGGATACCAGAAAAGGATATCACCGTTTAATTTCCAGTCATCATAGTCTGGTGCACGGCCGTCATGTGGCTTTCCGTTGGCTAACTTGTCACCGATCTGCATTAAAAATACGCAGCCGTGTTCTTTGGTGATCAGGTTTTCACGTTCCTTTGGGGTTTTATCCGGGTACATAGCTTCCAGTTCACTGGTAGTGATAAAGAAGATATTATCTGGCAGCTGGTTTACAGCCTGAGGATATTTGTACCATACTTCGTGCTGCATGTGCTTGATGATCTTAAAGATCAGACGTACAGTATCCTTTAAGGTCTTTTCATTGCGGTCTTCCCTGGTAATGACTTTCTCCCAGTCCCACTGGTCTACGTAGCAGGAGTGGAGATTGTCCAGCTCCTCATCCCGGCGGATGGCGTTCATGTTGGTGTAAAGACCTTCTCCTGGCTGGAAACCATATTCTTTTAATGCCATACGTTTCCACTTTGCAAGGGAGTGTACAACTTCCATGGTCTCACCAGGAATAGCAGCCATATCGAAAGATACAGGGCGTTCTACGCCGTTTAAGTTATCATTTAAACCGCTGCTTTTTTCTACAAATAAAGGTGCGGAAATACGTTCCAGGTGCATCTCGCGTCCCATTTCCTTCTGGAAAGTATCGCGGATATATTTAATGGCATCCTGGGTCTCACGTATATCCAGCCGGGGATCATAGTGCTCCGGTATAAACAGTTCCATTGATATATTCCTCCTGAGAAATGTTATGTTCCCCCGAAAAGTTCTGGAGAACATACAATATGTACATGGTAACATTATTACAAAGAAGCTTCAAGTAAAAAATGATAAGAAAGTCAAAGGTTTTATGAAAAATTACTTCCTGTAAAAAATGCCATATGGCATTTTTTTATTTTTCTATTTTGTGTATACTGATATTAGATATGGAAATAAAGCAAAAATGTATAAAAAACGGAAAAATAATGGGAGGGAATGAAAATAATGAAGAAATTTAAACGCATTTTTTTGATAGTAATGGATTCTTTTGGCGCAGGTCATGCAAAAGACGGGGCTGCTTACGGCGATGACGGTGCAGATACCATGGGTCATATTGCTGAGAAGCATGATAACTGGAAAATCCCAAACCTTACAAAGCTGGGGCTGGCGAATTTACATCCTTTAAAGGGAGTAACACCTGCAGAACATCCATTGGGCTATCAGCTGGTCCTTAATGAAAAAAGCTGCGGAAAAGACACTATGACAGGACACTGGGAAATGACGGGTATTTATACCACAAAGCCATTCGTTACATTTACAGACCATGGTTTCCCACCTGAACTGATCCATGAACTGGAAGAACGTACCGGACATAAGATCATTGGAAATAAAAGCGCCAGCGGTACAGAGATCCTGGATGAGCTGGCAGAAGAGGAGATCGCAACCGGTCACATGATCGTGTATACATCTGCTGATTCAGTGCTCCAGATCTGTGGAAACGAGGAAACCTTTGGACTGGATGAGCTTTACCGCTGCTGCAAGATCGCCAGGGAGCTGACTTTAAAGGATGAGTGGAGAGTAGGACGCGTCATTGCAAGACCTTATGTAGGAAAGAAAAAAGGTGAATTCAAGCGTACCAGCAACCGCCATGATTATGCCTTAAAACCAACAGGAAAAACGGCTTTGGATGCATTAAAAGAAAACGGATATGATGTGATCTCTGTAGGAAAGATCCGAGATATTTTTGACGGGGAAGGCATTACAGAGGCTTATAAATCAAAAAGTTCTGTTCACGGCATGGAACAGACCATCGACATTTTGCAGAACAATGATTTTACAGGTCTTTGCTTTGTCAACCTGGTTGATTTTGATGCACTTTGGGGGCACAGAAGAAATCCGGAAGGCTATGCAAAAGAAGTGGAAAGCTTTGATGTAAAGCTGGGTGAGCTGTTAAAGAATCTGAAAGAGGATGATCTGTTAATGATCACAGCAGACCATGGAAATGATCCTACATGGACCGGTACAGACCATACGAGAGAGCAGGTACCGCTGTTAGTTTATTCCCCGTCATTAAAAGGAGATGGAAAACTGGAAGAAGCAGATACCTTTGGTGTTATCGGTGCTACGATTGCAGATAATTTTGATGTGAAAATGCCGGAAGGAACCATTGGAACTTCTATTTTAGGGCAGTTTAAATAATTGAGAACAGTATCTGTATTTTTAAAGCAGGCGGGAGAAAAGCTTCTGCCTGTTTTTTGTATTCCCGTTAAAAAGGACTGCAAAGGGTTTATAAACTGTTTCATTGAAATGAAAGGCTGTCTGTGGTATTATGTTGATTGACATAATTTGCAGGAAGGCAGAGAAATTAATGGAAAATGTAAAGACAGAGGTCATGGAAAAGATAAAAGAAGCCCAGAAAGTCCTCATTGGGATCGGAAAAGAATGGGCGCTGAGGGATGATGAAAAAGATATCCGCTTTTGCCATTTAACAGATCCATCCCAGGCTGATCTGGAGGCAGCTTATGAAGCCCTTTATGATCTGATAAAAGAGAAAGACTATTACATTGTCACTACTTTAACAGACGGGGCTGTTTATGAAATGCCCTTTGATAAAAACAGGATCGTGGCTCCCTGCGGAAATATCCACTGGAGACAGTGTTCTAAGGCATGTACCAAGGACATCTGGGAAGAAAGTGAAGTGCCAGATGATGTCTGTCCACA includes these proteins:
- the tnpA gene encoding IS200/IS605 family transposase is translated as MAKKENSLAHMKWMCKYHIVFTPKYRRKIIYNQYKADIRDIIKQLCSYKGVEIIEGHLMPDHIHMLVSIPPKISVSSFMGYLKGKSALMIFDKHANLKYKFGNRHFWAEGYYVSTVGLNEATIKKYIQEQEKHDIAMDKLSVKEYEDPFKG
- the fucO gene encoding lactaldehyde reductase; amino-acid sequence: MANRIILNETSYHGAGAIAEIANEAKTRAFKKAFVCSDPDLIKFGVTKKVTDVLDNAGLAYEIYSNIKPNPTIENVQTGVAAFKKSGADYLIAIGGGSSMDTAKAIGIIIANPEFEDVRSLEGVAPTKKPSIPIIAVPTTAGTAAEVTINYVITDVEKKRKFVCVDTHDIPVIAVVDPDMMSSMPKGLTASTGMDALTHAIEGYITKGAWEMTDMFHLKAIELISKNLRGACENTKEGREGMALGQYIAGMGFSNVGLGIVHSMAHALGAVYDTPHGVANAILLPTVMEYNAPCTGTKYKDIAVAMGVEGVENMSQEEYRKAAVDAVKKLSADVGIPADLKAIVKAEDVDFLAQSAMDDACRPGNPKDPTFEDIKNLYLSLM
- a CDS encoding Na/Pi cotransporter family protein → MGVELLLGLLGGLALFLYGMQMMSNNLEAAAGNKMKQILEKLTTNRFMGILVGAGITALIQSSSATTVMTVGFVNSGLMSLKQAVWIIMGANIGTTITGQLIALDVGALAPLIAFIGVVLVVFVKNKKLQHIGGIVAGVGVIFIGMGMMSDAMLPLRDEPEFIQLMTSFKNPLLGVMAGALFTAVIQSSAASIGILQALAVSGVIGLHSAVFVLFGQNIGTCITAVLASVGTNRNAKRTTAIHLMFNVVGTVIFVVLCMVTPFVDWMIATNPANPAAQIANVHTIFNIATTVILFPFGPMLVNIAKKILPDTQVKHVMDADQWFEGLMASKHHLGVSTIAISQIHEEIRDMLAMAAANVSDSFKAMEQGPGENGIQEITDREEEIDLSNVRLSKKISKVLVLDQTPQDIEALNKMYSILGNIERIGDHAMNLAEYAQTIQEKNLNFSDYAKNEFKVMDESCAEGMELLRMAAAGDSGFTLEKIKAIEQKIDDITDNFRQNQIDRMREGHCNVESSILYSEMLTDYERIGDHMLNIGEAYDVIQWNNDKEAVPAAE
- a CDS encoding trimeric intracellular cation channel family protein is translated as MGNSISIFFLIEAVGTIAFASSGAMVAIRQNLDLLGIIVLGVTTAVGGGMMRDILLGIVPPSLFTNPVYTIMAFVTVLILFTVIRMNQHFLEGDCIITYEKLMNIFDAIGLAAFTVTGIDTAVMAGYGNYHFLSVFLGVLTGVGGGLLRDIMARQTPYILKKHVYACASIAGGMCYSFLLSSPVNNDAAMIISAVLVVAIRLLATHYCWNLPRALKKS
- the asnA gene encoding aspartate--ammonia ligase → MELFIPEHYDPRLDIRETQDAIKYIRDTFQKEMGREMHLERISAPLFVEKSSGLNDNLNGVERPVSFDMAAIPGETMEVVHSLAKWKRMALKEYGFQPGEGLYTNMNAIRRDEELDNLHSCYVDQWDWEKVITREDRNEKTLKDTVRLIFKIIKHMQHEVWYKYPQAVNQLPDNIFFITTSELEAMYPDKTPKERENLITKEHGCVFLMQIGDKLANGKPHDGRAPDYDDWKLNGDILFWYPTLNCALEISSMGIRVDETSLREQLEKSGCTDRMELPYHKMLLNGELPYTIGGGIGQSRLCMLLLDRAHIGEVQASIWPQEMRDTCRKHKIYLL
- a CDS encoding phosphopentomutase, translated to MKKFKRIFLIVMDSFGAGHAKDGAAYGDDGADTMGHIAEKHDNWKIPNLTKLGLANLHPLKGVTPAEHPLGYQLVLNEKSCGKDTMTGHWEMTGIYTTKPFVTFTDHGFPPELIHELEERTGHKIIGNKSASGTEILDELAEEEIATGHMIVYTSADSVLQICGNEETFGLDELYRCCKIARELTLKDEWRVGRVIARPYVGKKKGEFKRTSNRHDYALKPTGKTALDALKENGYDVISVGKIRDIFDGEGITEAYKSKSSVHGMEQTIDILQNNDFTGLCFVNLVDFDALWGHRRNPEGYAKEVESFDVKLGELLKNLKEDDLLMITADHGNDPTWTGTDHTREQVPLLVYSPSLKGDGKLEEADTFGVIGATIADNFDVKMPEGTIGTSILGQFK